AGGACGTCCGGAACGAAGTCGTAGCCGATCCCCTCGACGAGATACGTGTGCACGTCCGTGCGCCCGCCGAGAACCGATCCGTACGGGTCGACGCCGATGATTCGAATGTCCGGCTTCTTTTCCTTGAGGTATCGAGAAACTCCGGTGATCGTCCCGCCGGTCCCCGCGCCGATCACCACAAGATCGAGCGTGTCTCCGAAGTCGTTCCAGATCTCGGCGGCGGTTCCGTAGTAGTGGGAATCCGGGTTGTCGGGGTTCGTGTACTGGTTCGGGATGACCGAGTTCTCGATCTCCTCGTTCAATCGGAGGGCGACGCCGAAGAGGCTCTCCGGATCGTCGTGCGCGGCCTCGGTCGGGGTGCGGATGATCTCCGCGCCGAGCGCCTCGAGAACGACCTGTTTCTCGCGGCTCATCTTCTCCGGCATCGTGATGATGAGGCGGTAGCCGCGCACCGCGGCGGCCAACGCGAGGCCGATCCCCGTGTTCCCGCTCGTCGGCTCGATGAGGGTCGTTCCGGAATCGATGACGCCCCGCTCCTCGAGCCCCTTCACCATTCGAACCGCGGGGCGGTCCTTGAGCGAACCGCCTGGGTTCAGGAAATCGCATTTCGCGTAAAGCTCGACGGGAAGCTCCTTCCCAACCCGATTCAGACGAACCACGGGCGTGTTCCCGACGACCTCCATGATGTTCTCGTAGATCATTCCGGTTCCCTCCGAAGGGCATGAGTGTACCAGGTACGAGCCGAACTGTACCTGGTACCGATCAGCGGAGGAGGGTCATGCGGACGGTGCGCGTGCCGGCGCTCGTCTCGAGGCACGCGAAGTAGACGCCGGAGACCGCCTCGGCGCCCGCGTCCGTCCGCCCTTCCCAGACGGCGGTGTGCCATCCGGCGAGTTCCACGCGGTCCACGAGAAGCGCGAGGACGCGCCCGCCCGGATCGAGCACGCGAAGGCGAACCTCGGACGGGCTCGGGAGGAAGTAGTGGATCTCCGTGCGCGGGTTGAACGGGTTCGGGCGGTTCGGGCGGAGCTCCAAGCTCCCGGCCGAGCGGATCGCGAGAACCTCGCCGCCCGCCGGACGGAAGAAGCGAACGCCCCCCGTTCCGTCCGACCAGGAGATCCCGCGCACCTCGATCCCCGCGGGGGCGCTCTCACCCGCGAAGAGGAGGGCGAGCCTCCCCTCCGCTTCGCTCGCCCGCGCGGGATTCGGCGCTCCCGCGAGAGGGGGCGTGACGAGAACACGCAGGATTCCGTGATCGACCGCGCGGCGAAGATCGCCCGTCTCGATCCCCTCGAACGCGACGCCGGCAAGAGCGCTCGGTCCTCGCGGAAGCGCGATCTCGATGAGCCCCGCGCGCGCCCCGGAAGGGATCGGGAACGAAAGAACAACCCGGTGTCGGTTCGGCTCGCCGTCCGCCATCGCGCGCGCCTCGATCGCGATCGGCTCGGCCCTCTTCCCGCCGAGAACGATCGTCCCCTCTTCGACGAGCACACGCGCGAGAAGCACGAGATCCGCCACGTTGAAGCGTCCGTCCCCGTTCAGGTCGATCCGGGAGAACGGCGGATCGGCCGGATCGCCGAGGCCGAGAAGAAGACGGACCGCGAGATCGACGTCCGCGAGATCGCGCTGGTAGTCGCCGTCCATGTCCCCGAACGGTCTTTCCGCCGGCTTCGTCCGGAAGGCGATCGGAGGAAGCCCCGCGAACGATCTTCCGAAGACATCGTAAAGACCGGAGAAATCGAGCGCGTAGTGGGTCCCGTAGGCGAGCGGCGCGTCCGGAGCGAAGACGAGCCGGTTCCCGCCGCTTTCGAGCGAACGGGTTCCCGCGACCTCCGCGCTCCCCGCCAATAGCTTCACGTATGAAAGAGTCGTCGGATCGATCGGCACGCTGAACGTCACGCGGATCACGACGCCGACCTCGACCTCGTCCTCGCCGTTCGCGGGGTCGCTCGCGAGCGCCGAGGGCGCGATCGCGAGCGTGCCGAACGTCCGCCAGGCGCCCGGCACGCCGACGCCGCACGCGCTCCGCGTCGCCGCGCGCCATCGGTAGCGCGTCCCGAGGCCGAGCTCCGACGCGAGGAACGAGGTGTCTGTCGGAGGAAGAAGCGTTTCGACGACGAGCGCGCCGGAAGCGATCTCCTCGATGCGGACGGCGTACCCTTCCGCTCCCTCGACCGGCTCCCACGCGAGGAGAACCGGGATTGGGAGCCCCACGGCGCCGTCCGGCGGGCTTCGGAGCGCGGGAGCGGCGAGGCCCGGGCGCGAGGAGCCTAGCGCCGCCGCGCCCGTCTCGGAAACGCCGCAGGTGTTCTCGCCGAGGACGGTATACGTATAAACCATTCCTTCGGTCACCGCCTGGTCGACGAACACGCTCTCCGCGCTCGCGGCGGTCCCGATCGGGATGCCGTCCCTGAGGACGCGGAACCTCCCCGCGGAGCCCGCGGATGCCGGCCACGTCAGCCGCACCTCTCCGCAGAGGTCGAGGGTCGCCGCGAGGTTCGGCGGGGGCTCGGGTGGCCGGTAGACGGCGACCGTCCGCTGCTCTCCCAGGGGCCCGGGGCCGCAGAGGCCGGTCGCCTGCACGCGGAAGAGCCGAAGGCCCGCCGCGTCCGCGGAAAGGGAAACCGAGTCGCGCTGCCCCTCCACGATCGCGAGCACGCGCTCGTCGCCTCCGATCGTCTCGAGGACCCGGTAGTAGAGAGCTGCCGGCACCGGCTCCCACCGGAGCACGAAGCGCCCGCCGGCGCACGCCGCCGTGTCGGTGGAGGACGCGAACACCACCGCCCCCGCAGCCGGGAGAAAGCCTCCTTGGTCCGACGACGTCGCTCCCCCTTGCGACGCGCCGCAAACGTTCCGCGCGACCACTTCGTAGCGATAGGTCCCCGAGCCGCCCCGATCGACGAAACGGCTCGGCCAGGGCGGCAGGTTCGACCCGACCACGATGGTCGTGTCGTTCCGGCTTCGCACGATCTCGACCCACTCGACCGGAATCGACGGCGGGTTCGGAATCGACCAGGCGACCTCGACCGAATCGCAATACCCGTCGGTCGCGTTGACGTTCGAGGGAGCGGCGGGGCGAAGCCTCGGGCGCGCGAGAGCCGCCTCGACGCCCGGCGATTCCCCGCATCCGTTGAAGGAGTGGACACGGTAGGTCGCCGCGCGCTGCGGGTAGTCCACGGCGCGACCGTTCCCCGGTCCCTTCCAGATCGCCTCGGCTCGGTCCGAGCGGTAGACCCGGATGCTGTCGGTCTGCGGATTCCAGCGGACGATGACCGAGTCGCAGAACGAGGTGTCGAGACGCACCCCGGTCGGGGCGGCGGCCGCCTCGCTCACCGTCACGGTCCATGCTTCGCTCGCCGTTCCGTAGCCGCACTGGTTCATGCCGGCGACGCGGAATCGGTGACTCCCCGTTGCGGTCTCGACGAGAACGAGCTCTCTCCCGGTCACGGTGTCGATCGGAGCCTCGTTCTTCCGCACCTCGTAGCGCTCGGCGCCCGCCGATGCGTTCCACCGGATGCGGAACGGCGCGCCGACGCAGGCCGACGACGCGGGGTCGCTCCAGGTCGCCGCCCCGGGGCGCGCGTAGGCATAGCCGGTGTCGGCCGCGGAGATCGCCTGGGCGCAGGGGCTTTCCGCGCGAACTTTATAGACATAAATCGTTCCCGTTGAAACGTTCCGGTCGGCCGCCTCGCGCGGAGCGCCCGCGGGGACGACGGCGACCGTGGAGGTGATCGGCCCCTCCATGCGGAGAACGCGGAACGAATCGACGCCGGTCTGCTCGGGGAAGTAGCTCCAAACGACCCGCACCGAGTCGCAGAGCCCGCGCGTCGCCTGCACGCCGACCGGCGCGGCGATCGCGAGCGGATAGGCGAAGCCGGCCGGCTGCGCCGACGCGCCGAGCGTGTCGCAGCTGTTCCATCCGCCGACCGCGTAGGTTCTCGATCCGCCCGCGGGGAGCGAGTCGGTCCAGGAGCCGGTCCCGCTCACATAGACTCGGCTCCCTTCTCTTTCGATCCAGACGTTGCTCGCCGAGGACGGGGTCCACGAGATCCGGATCGCTCCGCACAAGTTGTTGCTGGATACGACTCCGGTCGGAGCGGAGGCGCTCGCCTGCACCTCGACCGTCCACGGAGAACTGGTCGGGCTCTGGCCGCACGAGTTCTCGGCGCGCACGCGGAAGGAGTACGACCCGGCGGCGGTCTTCGTCGAGGCGTAGGTCGTGTCGGTCCCGACGTCGTGCTCGACCGATCCGTCGAGGACGACGTAGCGGGCGGCGCCCGCGACGCGATTCCAGCGAAGACGGAACTCGCGATTGCCGCACACCTCGCGATCGCTCGACGCCAGAAACGCCGGCGCCGACGGAGCGCGCTTGCGAGTGCCGACGTCCTTGCTCCAAGCGGCCTCCGGCGAGGCGCCGCAGGAGTTGTGCGCCTGCACGAGGTATTCGTAGGTCCCGGCCGCCGGAACGTGCGTGAACATGCGCGCCGACGAGGAGGCCGACCCGGCCAGGGTCCACCCGAGCGCGGCCGTGTCCCGATAGGAAACCGCAAAGCTGTCGACGGCCCCTCCTGTGAACACCCAGGTGACCGTCACGCGATCACAATAGGAATCGGACGCGGTGACCTGCACGGGCGGATCCGGGTAGCCGAGGATCCGCTCGCCGAGAACGGCGACGCTGAACGCGCTGCCGCACGAGTTGTACGACTGCACCTGGTACGAGTGCGGCGACCCGCTCCCGACGAATGCGTCGCGGAAGAGAGTCGTGTTCGCGGCGAGATCGGCGATCGGTTGGCCGTCGCGAAAGACTCGATAGCCCTGTTCGTTCGCGACATCCCCCCACGTCACGAGAACGAAGTGGCAGCTCGTGTCGGAGGCCGCCGGGTTCGTCGGCGCCGCGGGCGCGTCCGGGAGGCGCGTTCCCGCTTCCGGCGCGCTCGACACGGACTCGCCGCAGAAGTTCTTCGCGCGCACGGTGTACGCGTATGTCCCGGGCGGCGCCTGCGTGTCGATGATCGCGTTCCCCTTGACCGTCGCGATCCAGGCCCCGTTCCGGAAGACGCGGTGGCTGTCCGCGTGGGCGGACACGATCCAGCTGATCCGAATCTCGCCGCAGAGATCGTCGGTGGCGGAGACGGAGAGTGGCGCGGCCGGGGCGTCGTACGGGCGGACCCCGACCACCGGGCTCGTGAACGAGGGGGCGGCCAAGCATGCGTTAAACGATCCGACCGCGTACTCGTGCGCCGTCCCGGGCGTTGCGCCGGCGTCGATGTACTCTGACGCGTCCGCCTCCGCCGTGTCGATGACGGCGCCGTCCCTCGCGATCGCGTATCCGTCTTCCCACGAGACGTCTGTCCAGCGGAGCCGCACCCCGCCGCAGATGGAATCCGCGTCGAGAGACGCGGGGACCGCGGGAGGCGGAAGGCGGAAACCGGACGCGGGAGCCGAAAAGCTCGGAACCGGTCCGCACGCGTTGAACGCGCCGACCCGGTA
This genomic stretch from Candidatus Eisenbacteria bacterium harbors:
- a CDS encoding pyridoxal-phosphate dependent enzyme is translated as MIYENIMEVVGNTPVVRLNRVGKELPVELYAKCDFLNPGGSLKDRPAVRMVKGLEERGVIDSGTTLIEPTSGNTGIGLALAAAVRGYRLIITMPEKMSREKQVVLEALGAEIIRTPTEAAHDDPESLFGVALRLNEEIENSVIPNQYTNPDNPDSHYYGTAAEIWNDFGDTLDLVVIGAGTGGTITGVSRYLKEKKPDIRIIGVDPYGSVLGGRTDVHTYLVEGIGYDFVPDVLDNSLVDRYIYVDDKNSFLMARRLIREEGLLVGGSSGSVVWAMLEALKEEKGARKALAILPDSIRNYLTKFVSDDWMREKGFL
- a CDS encoding Ig-like domain-containing protein, coding for MLARGKRECDRGHALRGAALGVLAAILAAGSAGAVLPPPTGLDASVDSCWGVRLSWDDLPGADSFEVRRGETVFHTIDLFFRDTGAPEGFSDYWVAGIDSDGAGERASATGRRLAVPNTPASFLASDTSCTLVRLSWDAAADADSYRVSRGGLLLATLPSTILFYEDTAPPGRYGYALSAGNACGWSGAAVDSGTVLSPPAPPAGLSASDTICGLVRLSWTAAAHADSFDVYRNSARIASVAGTEFEDVPSPGTYAYEVAARNSCGESSRAADSGTRPPDAPLAPSNPAASDTSCHFILLTWEDVADEEGYRIRRDGAPIATLPPGTTFYQDAAVASGTAHAYRIEAFNGCGGSFSSEVIGERIFGYPDPPNDVQASDALCDSVFVSWTYPGAPGQLDSFQVLFRAPGGPGWTRAGAVLPNAGPHFGFGHAQSSGSWEYRVAAFNSCGSSPASEGSTDDAEALTSPSVPAFFAASDSLCSRVELEWSASADADTYVVFRDGALLARVLAPALSYVDEPITGTHAYALRAANRCGRSAERTDAAYARPRPSPPANVSASTDSCGLIRIEWQGAPSDTGYYLYRDGAFLAKTPAGVFFFRDTGAPPGPHAYRVGALDICGRSDSIAANGIRPPDAPAAPSAFSATDNVCGAVFLSWSAVLDADSFYVYRDSIRIAKTAGTAFQDIPPVGTYRYEVSARNRCGEGPRAADTGVRPPDAPAAPLNLAASDAVCGAIEITWSAAANAEGYRVLRDGIHLADAGATFYSDFSAAPGSSYVYTANAWNGCGESGESAPDIGRRPWDAPEAPGGVSASFGRCDGVEIDWLDVIGEDGFVVERNGTILDTLESGETSYLDAAAPGGISLSYRVGAFNACGPVPSFSAPASGFRLPPPAVPASLDADSICGGVRLRWTDVSWEDGYAIARDGAVIDTAEADASEYIDAGATPGTAHEYAVGSFNACLAAPSFTSPVVGVRPYDAPAAPLSVSATDDLCGEIRISWIVSAHADSHRVFRNGAWIATVKGNAIIDTQAPPGTYAYTVRAKNFCGESVSSAPEAGTRLPDAPAAPTNPAASDTSCHFVLVTWGDVANEQGYRVFRDGQPIADLAANTTLFRDAFVGSGSPHSYQVQSYNSCGSAFSVAVLGERILGYPDPPVQVTASDSYCDRVTVTWVFTGGAVDSFAVSYRDTAALGWTLAGSASSSARMFTHVPAAGTYEYLVQAHNSCGASPEAAWSKDVGTRKRAPSAPAFLASSDREVCGNREFRLRWNRVAGAARYVVLDGSVEHDVGTDTTYASTKTAAGSYSFRVRAENSCGQSPTSSPWTVEVQASASAPTGVVSSNNLCGAIRISWTPSSASNVWIEREGSRVYVSGTGSWTDSLPAGGSRTYAVGGWNSCDTLGASAQPAGFAYPLAIAAPVGVQATRGLCDSVRVVWSYFPEQTGVDSFRVLRMEGPITSTVAVVPAGAPREAADRNVSTGTIYVYKVRAESPCAQAISAADTGYAYARPGAATWSDPASSACVGAPFRIRWNASAGAERYEVRKNEAPIDTVTGRELVLVETATGSHRFRVAGMNQCGYGTASEAWTVTVSEAAAAPTGVRLDTSFCDSVIVRWNPQTDSIRVYRSDRAEAIWKGPGNGRAVDYPQRAATYRVHSFNGCGESPGVEAALARPRLRPAAPSNVNATDGYCDSVEVAWSIPNPPSIPVEWVEIVRSRNDTTIVVGSNLPPWPSRFVDRGGSGTYRYEVVARNVCGASQGGATSSDQGGFLPAAGAVVFASSTDTAACAGGRFVLRWEPVPAALYYRVLETIGGDERVLAIVEGQRDSVSLSADAAGLRLFRVQATGLCGPGPLGEQRTVAVYRPPEPPPNLAATLDLCGEVRLTWPASAGSAGRFRVLRDGIPIGTAASAESVFVDQAVTEGMVYTYTVLGENTCGVSETGAAALGSSRPGLAAPALRSPPDGAVGLPIPVLLAWEPVEGAEGYAVRIEEIASGALVVETLLPPTDTSFLASELGLGTRYRWRAATRSACGVGVPGAWRTFGTLAIAPSALASDPANGEDEVEVGVVIRVTFSVPIDPTTLSYVKLLAGSAEVAGTRSLESGGNRLVFAPDAPLAYGTHYALDFSGLYDVFGRSFAGLPPIAFRTKPAERPFGDMDGDYQRDLADVDLAVRLLLGLGDPADPPFSRIDLNGDGRFNVADLVLLARVLVEEGTIVLGGKRAEPIAIEARAMADGEPNRHRVVLSFPIPSGARAGLIEIALPRGPSALAGVAFEGIETGDLRRAVDHGILRVLVTPPLAGAPNPARASEAEGRLALLFAGESAPAGIEVRGISWSDGTGGVRFFRPAGGEVLAIRSAGSLELRPNRPNPFNPRTEIHYFLPSPSEVRLRVLDPGGRVLALLVDRVELAGWHTAVWEGRTDAGAEAVSGVYFACLETSAGTRTVRMTLLR